A single window of Intrasporangium calvum DSM 43043 DNA harbors:
- a CDS encoding MBL fold metallo-hydrolase has translation MVTIVPIETPSLGDRSYLVHDGATAFVVDPQRDIDRILDLARRDGVTITHVFETHLHNDYVTGGLALAREVGAAYHVSAADDVDYERSPVADGQVVRVSDRLSVRAIATPGHTFTHLSYVLEDRDEVVGVFSGGSLLFGATGRPDLLGPDHSEALARHQYASAHRLAAELPDSARVLPTHGFGSFCSAGETTADATESTIGTEKQTNPAFSQAEDDWVRETLDGLDAYPAYYVHMGPANAAGPGAPDLSPPARADRGTIARSIAAGDWVVDLRNRTAFAAGFVEGTVNVGLDGQFATYIGWLMPWGTAVTLLGDSPEQVAEAQRELVRIGIDRLTGAATGQPSDWTDGAPATFPRGTFANLEEVRHHRRVAVLDVRRTSEYDKEHIDGAVNIPIHELLGRLRDVPDAEVWVHCATGYRASIAASLLARHGARVVLVDDDFDTRAAEAGLPIAAAG, from the coding sequence ATGGTGACCATCGTCCCGATCGAGACCCCGAGCCTCGGGGACCGCAGCTACCTCGTGCACGACGGGGCAACGGCCTTCGTCGTGGACCCCCAGCGGGACATCGACCGCATCCTCGACCTCGCGCGCCGCGACGGCGTGACGATCACCCACGTCTTCGAGACGCACCTCCACAACGACTACGTCACCGGTGGGCTGGCCCTCGCTCGCGAGGTGGGGGCGGCCTACCACGTCAGCGCCGCCGACGACGTGGACTACGAACGGTCGCCGGTCGCCGACGGTCAGGTCGTGCGTGTCTCGGACCGGCTGTCGGTCCGCGCCATCGCCACCCCCGGACACACCTTCACCCACCTGTCCTACGTTCTCGAGGACCGGGACGAGGTCGTCGGGGTCTTCAGCGGCGGCTCCCTTCTCTTCGGCGCCACGGGACGACCGGACCTGCTCGGGCCCGACCACTCCGAAGCCCTCGCCCGGCACCAGTACGCCTCGGCGCACCGGCTCGCTGCAGAGCTGCCCGACTCCGCCCGGGTCCTGCCCACCCACGGTTTCGGCAGCTTCTGCTCGGCCGGCGAGACGACCGCGGACGCCACGGAGTCGACGATCGGCACCGAGAAGCAGACCAACCCCGCCTTCAGCCAGGCGGAGGACGACTGGGTCCGAGAGACCCTGGACGGGCTCGACGCCTATCCGGCGTACTACGTCCACATGGGACCGGCCAACGCCGCCGGCCCCGGGGCCCCGGACCTGTCACCCCCGGCCCGCGCCGACCGCGGCACGATCGCCCGGAGCATCGCGGCCGGCGACTGGGTCGTCGACCTGCGCAACCGCACCGCCTTCGCCGCCGGCTTCGTCGAGGGGACCGTGAACGTGGGCCTCGACGGCCAGTTCGCCACGTACATCGGCTGGCTCATGCCGTGGGGGACTGCCGTGACGCTGCTCGGCGACTCGCCGGAGCAGGTCGCCGAGGCCCAGCGCGAGCTGGTCCGCATCGGCATCGACCGGCTCACGGGCGCCGCGACCGGGCAGCCGTCCGACTGGACCGACGGGGCGCCGGCGACCTTCCCGCGCGGGACCTTCGCCAATCTCGAGGAGGTACGGCACCACCGTCGCGTCGCCGTCCTCGACGTGCGTCGGACGTCGGAGTACGACAAGGAGCACATCGACGGCGCCGTCAACATCCCCATCCACGAGCTCCTCGGACGGCTGCGCGACGTCCCCGACGCGGAGGTGTGGGTGCACTGCGCGACCGGGTACCGCGCATCGATCGCCGCCTCGCTCCTCGCCCGACACGGTGCGCGCGTCGTCCTCGTCGACGACGACTTCGACACGAGGGCAGCCGAGGCCGGCCTGCCCATCGCTGCGGCCGGCTGA
- a CDS encoding aspartate aminotransferase family protein translates to MTQTLGTTTADPGTRRKLPGTCRPVDRNRVEALLAAEWERFTSWSQGSGTHHERASRSLPLGVTSSFQHWDPYPISISSARGAWLTDVDGNRLLDLSMGFGAMLVGHLNPVVVEHVTRALTDTGTLFVTPSPQATDVAERFQRRFGLDLLRFTNSGTESLMYAIRAARAYTRRKAIIKIEGGYHGGYDALQVSVKPDLADIGPAEAPIPEVPFDVEAGTVHVIGYNDLGQLDRVLAEHGRDIAALVIEPVIENLSIVVPDEGYLAAVRAACDEHGVVLVFDEVKTGLTAGYAGAAQRLGVQPDLITLAKSIGGGLPLAAFGGRREIMEVVVDGRMAHFGTYNGNPLVMAAAQAVDEICTHEALAAAETMNNRAMDAIDAIIASHELPAHTVGLGVKGCVTWSSTPVRNYRDYKATDFGLAELSWLWGVNRGVLTPPGLDEQWLVSLAHTDEDMAILVDDFRQLAEALRA, encoded by the coding sequence ATGACGCAGACACTCGGCACCACCACCGCCGACCCGGGGACCCGCCGGAAGCTGCCGGGGACCTGCCGGCCGGTCGACCGCAACCGGGTCGAGGCCCTCCTCGCCGCCGAGTGGGAGCGGTTCACGTCCTGGTCCCAGGGCTCCGGGACGCACCACGAGCGAGCGAGCCGGTCGCTCCCGCTCGGTGTGACGAGCTCGTTCCAGCACTGGGACCCCTACCCCATCTCGATCTCGTCGGCCCGCGGCGCCTGGCTCACCGACGTCGACGGCAACCGGCTGCTCGACCTGTCGATGGGCTTCGGCGCGATGCTCGTGGGTCACCTCAACCCCGTCGTCGTGGAGCACGTGACCAGGGCGCTGACGGACACCGGGACACTCTTCGTGACCCCCTCGCCGCAGGCGACCGACGTCGCCGAGCGGTTCCAGCGCCGGTTCGGCCTCGACCTGCTGCGCTTCACCAACTCGGGCACCGAGTCGCTGATGTACGCGATCCGGGCGGCCCGCGCCTACACCCGCCGCAAGGCCATCATCAAGATCGAGGGCGGCTACCACGGCGGCTACGACGCGCTCCAGGTGTCGGTCAAGCCGGACCTGGCCGACATCGGTCCGGCCGAGGCCCCGATCCCCGAGGTCCCCTTCGACGTCGAGGCCGGGACGGTCCACGTCATCGGCTACAACGATCTCGGGCAGCTCGACCGGGTGCTCGCCGAGCACGGCCGCGACATCGCGGCACTCGTCATCGAGCCGGTCATCGAGAACCTGTCGATCGTCGTCCCCGACGAGGGATACCTCGCGGCCGTCCGCGCGGCCTGCGACGAGCACGGGGTCGTCCTCGTCTTCGACGAGGTGAAGACGGGTCTCACCGCCGGTTATGCCGGAGCGGCCCAGCGGCTCGGCGTTCAGCCCGACCTCATCACGCTGGCCAAGTCGATCGGCGGCGGCCTGCCCCTCGCTGCGTTCGGCGGCCGGCGCGAGATCATGGAGGTCGTCGTCGACGGCCGGATGGCGCACTTCGGCACGTACAACGGCAACCCGCTCGTCATGGCGGCCGCGCAGGCCGTCGACGAGATCTGCACCCACGAGGCGCTCGCCGCCGCCGAGACGATGAACAACCGCGCGATGGACGCGATCGACGCGATCATCGCCTCCCACGAGCTTCCCGCCCACACGGTCGGCCTCGGGGTCAAGGGCTGCGTCACGTGGTCGTCGACACCGGTGCGCAACTACCGCGACTACAAGGCGACGGACTTCGGGCTGGCCGAGCTGTCCTGGCTGTGGGGGGTCAACCGGGGCGTCCTCACGCCGCCCGGGCTCGACGAGCAGTGGCTCGTGTCGCTCGCGCACACCGACGAGGACATGGCGATCCTCGTCGACGACTTCCGGCAGCTCGCGGAGGCGTTGCGCGCCTGA
- a CDS encoding lysoplasmalogenase family protein encodes MRPAAAALLVVSGIHLGAQLVEPDSVVAAVTQVLLMPALAGLLVSAVRSTRPRLVRLTLVALGFSWLGDTLPRLASGDAAFLLMLGGFLLAQLTYALAFLPWWRASIVRRRPILLLPYAAGLARVVAASHARAGSLLVPLVCYALALGTMAVLATGLGWVAGLGGALFVLSDALIALRSFAETALPAHGFWVMLTYLTGQTLLVEAVIRVQRARSPWRR; translated from the coding sequence ATGCGTCCAGCCGCCGCCGCCCTCCTCGTGGTCAGTGGCATCCACCTCGGGGCGCAGCTGGTCGAACCGGACAGCGTCGTTGCGGCGGTCACGCAGGTGCTGCTCATGCCGGCCCTCGCTGGGCTGCTCGTCAGCGCGGTGCGGTCGACGCGTCCGCGCCTGGTCCGCCTCACCCTCGTGGCGCTGGGGTTCTCCTGGCTGGGCGACACGCTTCCGCGGCTCGCTTCAGGGGACGCCGCCTTCCTCCTCATGCTCGGAGGCTTCCTCCTCGCCCAGCTGACCTACGCGCTCGCGTTCCTCCCGTGGTGGCGGGCCAGCATCGTCCGTCGGCGGCCGATCCTCCTGCTGCCGTATGCCGCTGGGCTGGCTCGCGTGGTGGCGGCCAGTCACGCTCGGGCGGGTTCCCTCCTCGTGCCCCTGGTCTGCTACGCCCTGGCGCTCGGGACGATGGCGGTGCTCGCCACCGGACTCGGCTGGGTCGCGGGCCTCGGAGGTGCGCTCTTCGTCCTGTCCGACGCCCTCATCGCCCTGCGGTCCTTCGCGGAAACAGCGCTGCCGGCCCACGGTTTCTGGGTCATGCTGACCTACCTCACCGGGCAGACCCTCCTGGTCGAGGCGGTCATCAGGGTCCAGCGGGCGCGGTCTCCCTGGCGGAGGTGA
- a CDS encoding LLM class flavin-dependent oxidoreductase yields the protein MTDYGHDLLFGSFITPANAAPHHVVALAQASEAAGLDLVTFQDHPYQPAFLDTWTLLSYVAARTERVHLAGNVLNLPLRQPAVLARAVASLDLLSGGRVELGLGAGGFWDPIVAMGGDRLTPGESLRALHEAIDVIRGIWDTEGSGRLVVDGRHHRVNGAKRGPAPAHGVAIWVGGLKPRMLRLIGEQADGWLPSLAYLTGPGQIDESNAVIDAAAASVGRDPRQVRRLLNVGSSTAGPQREWAERLATLALEHGISAFIATGDDADLVRAFGEEVAPATRDLVGAERNRRGTPTAPPGAGRAGAR from the coding sequence ATGACGGACTACGGCCACGACCTTCTCTTCGGTTCCTTCATCACACCGGCCAACGCCGCGCCGCACCACGTCGTCGCGCTGGCCCAGGCCTCTGAGGCGGCCGGCCTCGACCTGGTCACCTTCCAGGACCACCCCTACCAGCCGGCCTTCCTCGACACGTGGACGCTGCTCAGCTACGTGGCTGCCCGCACGGAGCGCGTGCACCTCGCCGGCAACGTCCTCAACCTGCCGCTTCGGCAGCCCGCGGTCCTGGCCCGTGCCGTGGCGAGCCTCGACCTGCTCAGCGGTGGCCGGGTCGAGCTCGGCCTCGGGGCCGGGGGCTTCTGGGACCCGATCGTCGCGATGGGCGGGGACCGGCTGACTCCGGGCGAGTCGCTCCGGGCGCTCCACGAGGCGATCGACGTCATCCGCGGCATCTGGGACACGGAGGGCTCCGGTCGGCTCGTCGTCGACGGCCGGCACCACCGGGTCAACGGAGCCAAGCGTGGCCCGGCTCCGGCCCATGGCGTCGCGATCTGGGTCGGGGGCCTCAAGCCGCGGATGCTCCGTCTCATCGGCGAGCAGGCGGACGGCTGGCTGCCGTCCCTCGCCTACCTCACCGGCCCTGGCCAGATCGACGAGTCGAACGCCGTCATCGACGCTGCCGCCGCGTCGGTCGGGCGGGACCCGAGGCAGGTCCGTCGCCTCCTCAACGTCGGAAGCTCGACTGCCGGGCCGCAGCGTGAGTGGGCCGAGCGGCTGGCCACCCTGGCCCTCGAGCACGGCATCAGCGCCTTCATCGCCACCGGTGACGACGCGGACCTGGTCAGGGCGTTCGGCGAGGAGGTCGCCCCCGCCACGCGCGACCTCGTCGGCGCGGAGCGCAATCGTCGGGGGACACCGACGGCACCGCCGGGGGCCGGGCGCGCGGGCGCGCGTTGA
- the lipA gene encoding lipoyl synthase — protein MSTGTVPDGRRLLRLEVANAATSLERKPAWMRQQLRTGPGYAEVAGLVERAGLHTVCQEARCPNIFECWEDREATFLIGGDQCTRRCDFCQIATGKPQPLDRDEPRRVAESVAQMGLRYATVTGVTRDDLEDEGAWLWAETVREIHERTPGVGVELLVPDFSGRTELIDVVLASGPEVFAHNIETVPRIFRRIRPGFRYERSLEVIAYAAGAGAVTKSNLILGMGEEPEEVVAALTDLRGAGCDLVTITQYLRPSALLHPVSRWVEPAEFDELAVVARELGFLGVMSGPLVRSSYRAGRLYAQATARRQHAQGA, from the coding sequence ATGAGCACCGGCACCGTGCCCGACGGCCGGCGGCTGCTCCGACTGGAGGTGGCCAACGCGGCCACCTCCCTCGAGCGCAAGCCGGCCTGGATGCGCCAGCAGCTGCGCACTGGTCCCGGCTACGCCGAGGTCGCCGGACTCGTCGAACGCGCCGGACTGCACACGGTGTGCCAGGAGGCTCGGTGCCCCAACATCTTCGAGTGCTGGGAGGACCGGGAGGCCACCTTCCTCATCGGCGGAGACCAGTGCACCAGGCGGTGCGACTTCTGCCAGATCGCGACGGGCAAGCCCCAGCCGCTCGACCGTGACGAGCCTCGTCGGGTGGCTGAGTCCGTGGCGCAGATGGGGCTGCGCTACGCCACCGTCACCGGGGTGACCCGAGACGACCTCGAGGACGAGGGAGCCTGGCTCTGGGCCGAGACGGTTCGCGAGATCCACGAGCGCACCCCGGGGGTGGGCGTCGAGCTGCTCGTGCCCGACTTCAGCGGGCGGACCGAGCTCATCGACGTCGTGCTCGCCTCGGGTCCGGAGGTCTTCGCCCACAACATCGAGACCGTCCCACGGATCTTCCGGCGCATCCGGCCGGGCTTCCGCTACGAGCGCAGCCTCGAGGTCATCGCGTACGCCGCAGGGGCCGGGGCCGTCACGAAGTCGAACCTCATCCTCGGCATGGGGGAGGAGCCGGAGGAGGTCGTGGCCGCGCTCACCGACCTGCGCGGCGCCGGGTGCGACCTCGTCACCATCACCCAGTACCTCCGTCCCTCGGCCCTGCTCCACCCGGTGAGCCGGTGGGTCGAGCCGGCCGAGTTCGACGAGCTCGCCGTCGTCGCGCGGGAGCTCGGTTTCCTCGGCGTCATGAGCGGACCGCTCGTTCGGTCCTCCTACCGCGCCGGCCGTCTCTACGCCCAGGCCACTGCCCGTCGCCAGCACGCACAAGGAGCCTGA
- a CDS encoding L-serine ammonia-lyase, whose product MALSVFDLFSIGIGPSSSHTVGPMRAAVMFAERLRDDSVLPRTARVVAQLFGSLGATGHGHGSDKAVLLGLSGERPELCDPRSVTGRLEQIRRDQRVSLLGHHEIKFDEDTDLVLHRRKTLPLHPNGMTFTAYDALGEVVSEHTYYSVGGGFVIGEGADGETRVVADTTEVAHPFRTGDELLAHCRQTGKSIARIMLENELSWRTEEEVRAGLLKIWAVMKECIGNGISTEGILPGGLRVRRRAPELAQKLKLESGSVDPLRGMDWVTLYALAVNEENASGGRVVTAPTNGAAGIIPAVLHYYADFVPGADEDGIVRFLLTAGAIGVIYKETASISGAEVGCQGEVGSACSMAAGAMAAVMGGTPEQVENAAEIGMEHNLGLTCDPVGGLVQIPCIERNAIASVKAITAARTAVRGDGSHVVSLDQVVKTMRETGADMKVKYKETARGGLAVNVIEC is encoded by the coding sequence ATGGCGCTCAGCGTTTTCGACCTCTTCTCGATCGGGATCGGCCCGTCGAGCTCCCACACGGTGGGCCCGATGCGCGCGGCGGTGATGTTCGCCGAACGCCTGAGGGACGACAGCGTCCTCCCGCGGACCGCCCGGGTCGTCGCCCAGCTGTTCGGCTCGCTCGGTGCGACCGGGCACGGGCACGGGTCGGACAAGGCCGTGCTCCTGGGCCTCTCCGGCGAACGGCCGGAGCTGTGCGATCCGCGGAGCGTGACCGGCCGGCTCGAGCAGATCCGCCGGGACCAGCGGGTCTCGCTCCTCGGGCATCACGAGATCAAGTTCGACGAGGACACCGACCTCGTCCTGCACCGTCGCAAGACGCTGCCCCTGCACCCGAACGGCATGACGTTCACGGCCTACGACGCGCTCGGCGAGGTCGTGTCCGAGCACACCTACTACTCGGTGGGCGGCGGCTTCGTCATCGGTGAGGGGGCCGACGGGGAGACCCGGGTCGTGGCGGACACGACCGAGGTCGCCCACCCGTTCCGGACCGGGGACGAGCTGTTGGCGCACTGCCGCCAGACGGGCAAGTCGATCGCGCGGATCATGCTCGAGAACGAGCTGTCCTGGCGCACCGAGGAAGAGGTCCGCGCCGGACTGCTGAAGATCTGGGCGGTCATGAAGGAGTGCATCGGCAACGGGATCTCGACGGAGGGGATCCTCCCGGGGGGACTGCGGGTGCGTCGCCGCGCCCCGGAGCTGGCCCAGAAGCTGAAGCTCGAGAGCGGCAGCGTCGACCCGTTGCGGGGGATGGACTGGGTCACGCTCTATGCGTTGGCCGTCAACGAGGAGAACGCGTCCGGGGGGCGGGTCGTCACGGCGCCGACGAACGGAGCGGCGGGCATCATCCCGGCGGTGTTGCACTACTACGCGGACTTCGTGCCCGGTGCGGACGAGGACGGGATCGTCCGGTTCCTGCTGACGGCGGGCGCTATCGGGGTCATCTACAAGGAGACGGCGTCGATCTCCGGGGCCGAGGTCGGGTGCCAGGGCGAGGTGGGTTCGGCGTGCTCGATGGCGGCCGGCGCGATGGCGGCGGTCATGGGCGGGACGCCGGAGCAGGTGGAGAACGCGGCGGAGATCGGGATGGAGCACAACCTCGGTCTGACGTGTGACCCGGTGGGCGGTCTGGTGCAGATCCCGTGCATCGAGCGGAACGCCATCGCCTCGGTCAAGGCGATCACCGCGGCCCGCACGGCAGTGCGCGGGGACGGGTCGCACGTCGTGTCCCTCGACCAGGTGGTCAAGACCATGCGCGAGACCGGGGCGGACATGAAGGTCAAGTACAAGGAGACCGCGCGAGGCGGCTTGGCCGTCAACGTCATCGAGTGCTGA
- a CDS encoding EamA family transporter: protein MDLGMPRRDVARAGLVAVIWGVNFVAIHASLEHYPPFLLAGLRFLVLAIPTVLFVRRPRVQWRWLLGYGLGFGILQFAFLYLGMAAGMPAGLSSLVLQASAPFTVVLAAVFLRERPGWAALAGVAVALTGLAVIAGYRGLAVSVVPVLLVLAGALGWAIGNLCSRQARPDSPFRLMMWMTVVPPVPLLALSFLVEGPERVAAALSGAPSAWTANLGLAYTVVLATIVGSGLWTSLLMRNSASSVAPFSMLVPVAGLTAAWLILGEKPSGWELLGGVLIVTGVLWPHLRRRAALGAVRAQRHTAGVKS from the coding sequence ATGGATCTGGGGATGCCGCGGCGGGATGTCGCTCGAGCCGGCCTCGTCGCGGTGATCTGGGGCGTCAACTTCGTCGCGATCCACGCGTCGCTGGAGCACTACCCGCCGTTCCTGCTGGCCGGTCTCCGCTTCCTCGTCCTCGCGATCCCCACCGTCCTGTTCGTCCGGCGCCCGCGGGTGCAGTGGCGCTGGCTGCTCGGCTACGGCCTGGGCTTCGGGATCCTCCAGTTCGCCTTCCTCTACCTCGGCATGGCGGCCGGGATGCCCGCCGGGCTCTCCTCGCTCGTGCTCCAGGCCTCGGCCCCGTTCACGGTGGTCCTCGCCGCCGTCTTCCTGCGCGAGCGCCCGGGCTGGGCGGCCCTCGCGGGGGTCGCCGTCGCGCTCACGGGCCTGGCGGTCATCGCCGGGTACCGCGGGCTCGCCGTCTCGGTCGTGCCGGTCCTCCTCGTGCTCGCGGGCGCCCTGGGCTGGGCCATCGGCAACCTGTGCTCGCGCCAGGCCCGGCCCGACTCGCCCTTCCGGCTCATGATGTGGATGACCGTCGTCCCGCCCGTCCCGCTGCTGGCCCTGTCGTTCCTCGTCGAGGGACCGGAGCGGGTGGCCGCGGCCCTGTCCGGGGCGCCCTCTGCGTGGACGGCCAACCTCGGCCTCGCCTACACGGTCGTCCTCGCCACCATCGTCGGCAGCGGGCTCTGGACCAGTCTGCTCATGCGGAACTCCGCGAGCTCGGTGGCCCCGTTCTCGATGCTCGTGCCGGTGGCCGGCCTCACGGCTGCCTGGCTCATCCTCGGGGAGAAGCCCTCCGGGTGGGAGCTGCTCGGCGGGGTCCTCATCGTCACGGGGGTGCTGTGGCCCCACCTGCGCCGGAGGGCGGCGTTGGGCGCGGTGCGAGCCCAGCGGCATACGGCTGGCGTGAAGTCGTGA
- a CDS encoding ATP-dependent zinc protease family protein has product MIDVLEPTHLSTPVGWREWVSLPGLGVPWVKAKVDTGARSSSLHAFDIEHLVRAGAPWVRFSVHPWQRSDADAVVVECPIQDERTVRSSSGHAEERIVVVVDLVLGRRTVAAELNLTNRDQMGFRMLIGREALRQGFVVDPRRSYLGGRPRLALRRRNRGR; this is encoded by the coding sequence ATGATCGACGTGTTGGAGCCGACCCATCTAAGCACCCCGGTGGGGTGGCGTGAGTGGGTGAGCCTTCCCGGGCTCGGGGTTCCGTGGGTCAAGGCCAAGGTCGACACCGGTGCCAGGTCGTCCTCGCTGCACGCGTTCGACATCGAGCACCTCGTCCGCGCCGGGGCGCCGTGGGTGCGCTTCTCGGTCCACCCGTGGCAGCGCTCCGACGCCGACGCGGTGGTCGTCGAGTGCCCGATCCAGGACGAGCGGACCGTCCGCAGCTCCAGCGGACACGCCGAGGAGCGCATCGTCGTCGTCGTCGACCTCGTCCTCGGCCGGCGGACCGTCGCGGCCGAGCTGAACCTCACCAACCGTGACCAGATGGGCTTCCGGATGCTCATCGGGCGGGAAGCCCTCCGTCAGGGGTTCGTCGTCGACCCGCGCCGCTCCTATCTCGGCGGGCGCCCGCGTCTGGCTCTCCGGCGTCGCAACCGGGGCCGCTGA
- a CDS encoding RimK family alpha-L-glutamate ligase, with protein sequence MKLGILSRAPRAYSTQRLRTAALDRGHEVRVLNTLRFAIDLSGPDPDLQFRGRPISDYDAVLPRIGNSITYFGTAVVRQFEQMDVYTPNTANGIANSRDKLRATQILSRHNIGMPATTFVRNRADVRPAIQRVGGAPVVIKLLEGTQGIGVILAPEVNVAEAIIETLHSTKQNVLIQSFVKESKGRDIRALVVGDRVVAAMRRVANGDEFRSNVHRGGTVEPVSLSPEFEQAAVRSAQIMGLRVAGVDMLEGIEGPLVMEVNSSPGLEGIETATKLDVAGAIIDYISNQVAFPEIDVRQRLTVSTGYGVAELVVHGGADLVGKTIAESGLDDRDITVLTLHRGAAVIPNPRRRTELQAEDRLLCFGKLEEMRSMIPERRRRRHKVRRLPKEPLVDDRE encoded by the coding sequence ATGAAACTCGGGATCCTCTCGCGCGCCCCGCGGGCCTACTCCACGCAGCGGTTGCGTACTGCCGCGCTCGACCGCGGTCACGAGGTGCGGGTGCTCAACACCCTGCGCTTCGCCATCGACCTCTCCGGTCCCGATCCGGACCTGCAGTTCCGGGGCCGGCCCATCTCCGACTACGACGCCGTGCTCCCCCGGATCGGCAACTCGATCACCTACTTCGGCACCGCGGTGGTGCGGCAGTTCGAGCAGATGGACGTCTACACGCCCAACACGGCGAACGGCATCGCCAACTCCCGCGACAAGCTCCGGGCGACGCAGATCCTCTCGCGGCACAACATCGGCATGCCGGCGACGACGTTCGTGCGCAACCGGGCTGATGTGCGGCCGGCGATCCAGCGGGTCGGGGGTGCACCGGTCGTCATCAAGCTGCTCGAGGGCACCCAAGGCATCGGCGTCATCCTCGCCCCGGAGGTCAACGTCGCCGAGGCGATCATCGAGACGCTGCACAGCACCAAGCAGAACGTCCTCATCCAGAGCTTCGTCAAGGAGAGCAAGGGCCGCGACATCCGGGCCCTCGTCGTCGGGGACCGGGTCGTGGCCGCGATGCGGCGCGTCGCCAACGGCGACGAGTTCCGCTCCAACGTCCACCGCGGCGGCACGGTCGAGCCGGTGTCACTGTCGCCGGAGTTCGAGCAGGCCGCGGTCCGATCTGCGCAGATCATGGGCCTGCGGGTGGCCGGCGTGGACATGCTCGAGGGCATCGAGGGACCCCTCGTCATGGAGGTCAACTCCTCCCCCGGCCTCGAGGGGATCGAGACGGCCACCAAGCTCGACGTCGCCGGGGCGATCATCGACTACATCTCCAACCAGGTCGCCTTCCCCGAGATCGACGTCCGGCAGCGGCTCACCGTCTCGACCGGCTACGGGGTGGCCGAGCTCGTCGTCCACGGCGGCGCGGACCTCGTCGGCAAGACGATCGCCGAGTCCGGGCTCGACGACCGCGACATCACCGTGCTCACGCTGCACCGGGGCGCCGCCGTCATCCCCAACCCGCGCCGCCGCACCGAGCTGCAGGCGGAGGACCGGCTGCTCTGCTTCGGCAAGCTCGAGGAGATGCGGTCGATGATCCCCGAGCGCCGCCGGCGGCGGCACAAGGTCAGGCGGCTACCCAAGGAGCCGCTCGTCGACGACCGCGAGTGA
- a CDS encoding LysR family transcriptional regulator, translated as MEVRRLALLRELARRSTVTEVARAVSLTPTAVSQQLKLLEREAGVPLLRRVGRRLELTAAGRVLVNASTDLEVSLARLHGQWDAYRGELRGTVRLAVFPTAAQLLLPGTVRQLQAWPDVVLDIVETDVHGDRYPGLVDDVDLVVGHHATELAEPAVGPGPPRATSRRPRTWEGLAVTELVVEPLDVAVSPAHRLSARASVRLDDVRRERWVSVPAGWPFDDALQRWFAGGDGEPVVAHRFTDLRLQEAFVAADLGIALLPRFAADDRDGQRLVLLPTQDLALGRRVAVLSRRDHAERAVTVLVRDALVAEARSLTSARETAPAGP; from the coding sequence ATGGAGGTGCGTCGTCTGGCCCTGTTGCGCGAGCTCGCTCGCCGGTCGACGGTCACGGAGGTGGCGCGGGCGGTGAGCCTGACACCCACAGCGGTGTCCCAACAGCTCAAACTGCTCGAGCGGGAGGCCGGCGTTCCCCTCCTGCGCCGCGTCGGGCGTCGCCTCGAGCTCACCGCCGCCGGCCGGGTGCTCGTCAACGCATCGACCGACCTCGAGGTGTCGCTCGCCCGACTGCACGGCCAGTGGGACGCCTACCGCGGCGAGCTGCGCGGCACGGTTCGGCTCGCGGTCTTCCCGACCGCCGCGCAGCTGCTCCTGCCCGGGACCGTCCGACAGCTGCAGGCGTGGCCCGATGTGGTCCTCGACATCGTTGAGACGGATGTGCACGGCGACCGCTACCCCGGCCTGGTCGACGACGTCGACCTCGTCGTCGGACACCACGCGACCGAGCTGGCGGAGCCGGCGGTCGGTCCGGGCCCACCCCGTGCGACGAGTCGGCGGCCGCGGACCTGGGAGGGACTGGCCGTGACGGAACTCGTCGTCGAGCCCCTCGACGTCGCCGTCTCCCCGGCCCATCGGTTGAGCGCCCGGGCCTCGGTGCGGCTGGACGACGTGCGGCGTGAGAGGTGGGTCAGCGTCCCGGCGGGCTGGCCCTTCGACGACGCCCTGCAGCGGTGGTTCGCCGGAGGGGACGGCGAGCCCGTCGTCGCGCACCGGTTCACCGACCTGCGCCTCCAGGAGGCCTTCGTCGCCGCAGACCTCGGGATCGCGCTGCTCCCCCGCTTCGCCGCCGACGACCGGGACGGGCAGCGCCTCGTGCTGCTGCCCACCCAGGATCTGGCCCTGGGTCGGCGGGTGGCCGTCCTGTCCCGGCGCGACCACGCCGAGCGCGCCGTGACGGTCCTGGTGCGCGACGCCCTGGTGGCCGAGGCGCGCTCGCTCACCTCCGCCAGGGAGACCGCGCCCGCTGGACCCTGA